From Saccopteryx leptura isolate mSacLep1 chromosome 3, mSacLep1_pri_phased_curated, whole genome shotgun sequence, one genomic window encodes:
- the GNG8 gene encoding guanine nucleotide-binding protein G(I)/G(S)/G(O) subunit gamma-8, translating to MSNNMAKIAEARKTVEQLKLEVNIDRMKVSQAAAELLAFCETHAKDDPLVTPVPAAENPFRDKRLFCVLL from the exons ATGTCCAACAACATGGCCAAGATCGCGGAAGCCCGCAAGACGGTGGAACAGCTGAAGCTGGAAGTGAACATCGATCGCATGAAG GTGTCGCAGGCTGCGGCTGAGCTCCTGGCGTTTTGCGAGACGCACGCCAAAGACGACCCGCTGGTGACGCCGGTACCCGCCGCGGAGAACCCCTTCCGCGACAAGCGCCTCTTTTGCGTCCTGCTCTGA